Proteins encoded together in one Prinia subflava isolate CZ2003 ecotype Zambia chromosome 23, Cam_Psub_1.2, whole genome shotgun sequence window:
- the MYBPH gene encoding myosin-binding protein H isoform X2 gives MTGKTAPPAKKPAPAAAKKKAVPAPKEETSPKEEAAPKEEAAPATASATEEPPAPEHPLEQPPVPTDEPAPTPMEAGTEATPVPAEGSPTPPAEPAAPAPEPEPEKPKEEPPSCPLSLAVEEVTENSFTLTWKAPEQMGRAGLDGYVVEICKDGSSDWKAVNQEPFLSTRYTVSNLSSGDKIHVRVTAVSASGASVPATLEQPVLIREILQLPKIRMPRHLRETYIRRVGDAVNIMIPFQGKPQPEVSWTKGGQPLDTNRINIRNTARDTIFYIRQAQRGDSGKYELTVQINGAEDKATLDIQVVEPPGPPQNLKLVDVWGFNVALEWTPPADNGNSEIKGYRVQKSDKKSGKWFTVLERCTRTSCTISDLIIGNTYSFRVFSENICGLSDSAAVASGVAYIEKTKTTYQPEKIPQRDMMEPPKFTQPLTDRTTTRGYSTHLFCSVRGFPQPKIIWLKNQMEIREDPKYIALIDQGVCSLEIRKPGPFDGGVYTCKAVNPLGEASVDCRLDVKVPK, from the exons ATGACCGGCAAAACTGCGCCTCCAGCCAAAAAACCGGCTCCGGCAGCGGCCAAGAAaaaggcagtgccagccccaaaAGAAGAAACATCCCCGAAGGAAGAAGCAGCCCCAAAGGAAGAAGCAGCCCCAGCTACAGCCTCAGCTACTgaagagcccccagcccctgagcatcccctggagcagcccccagTCCCCACAGATGAACCTGCTCCCACCCCcatggaagctggaacagaagCCACTCCAGTGCCTGCAGAAGGTTCCCCAACTCCCCCAGCTGaaccagcagccccagcccctgaaCCTGAACCGGAGAAACCAAAGGAAG AGCCGCCCAGCTGCCCCTTGTCCTTGGCCGTGGAAGAAGTGACTGAAAACTCATTCACACTGACCTGGAAAGCCCCAGAGCAGATGGGCCGGGCAGGCCTGGATGGATATGTGGTGGAGATCTGCAAAGATGGAA GTTCAGACTGGAAAGCTGTGAACCAGGAGCCCTTTCTTTCCACCCGCTACACCGTCTCAAACCTCAGCTCTGGGGACAAGATCCATGTGCGGGTGACGGCTGTCAGTGCCAGCGGAGCCAGCGTCCCAGCCACTCTGGAGCAGCCAGTGCTCATCAGGGAGATCCTCC AGCTCCCGAAGATCCGCATGCCTCGGCACTTGCGGGAGACTTACATCAGGCGTGTGGGGGATGCTGTGAACATCATGATTCCCTTTCAG GGAAAGCCGCAGCCCGAGGTGAGCTGGACCAAGGGAGGGCAGCCCCTGGACACCAACCGCATCAACATCCGAAACACAGCTCGGGACACCATCTTCTACATCCGCCAGGCCCAGCGCGGCGACTCGGGCAAGTACGAGCTCACCGTGCAGATCAATGGAGCCGAGGACAAGGCTACCCTGGACATCCAGGTGGTTG AGCCACCCGGCCCTCCCCAGAACCTGAAGCTGGTGGATGTGTGGGGCTTTAATGTGGCCCTGGAGTGGACCCCCCCTGCGGACAATGGGAACTCTGAGATCAAGGGCTACAGGGTGCAGAAGTCAGACAAGAAGAGTGGG aaatGGTTCACGGTGCTGGAGCGCTGCACCCGCACCAGCTGCACCATCTCCGACCTCATAATTGGCAACACCTATTCCTTCCGAGTGTTCTCTGAGAACATCTGCGGGCTCAGTGACAGTGCTGCCGTGGCCTCTGGGGTGGCCTACATCGAGAAGACAA AAACCACTTACCAGCCAGAGAAGATCCCCCAGCGGGACATGATGGAACCTCCAAAGTTCACGCAGCCCCTGACAGACCGAACGACCACACGGGGCTACAGCACTCACCTCTTCTGCTCTGTCCGCGGCTTCCCCCAG cccaaaatcATCTGGTTGAAAAATCAGATGGAGATCCGGGAAGATCCCAAATACATAGCACTGATTGATCAGGGTGTGTGCTCCCTGGAAATTCGCAAGCCTGGCCCTTTCGATGGGGGTGTCTACACCTGCAAGGCGGTGAATCCCCTGGGGGAAGCCTCAGTAGACTGCAGACTGGATGTGAAAG TGCCCAAGTGA
- the MYBPH gene encoding myosin-binding protein H isoform X1, translating to MTGKTAPPAKKPAPAAAKKKAVPAPKEETSPKEEAAPKEEAAPATASATEEPPAPEHPLEQPPVPTDEPAPTPMEAGTEATPVPAEGSPTPPAEPAAPAPEPEPEKPKEEPPSCPLSLAVEEVTENSFTLTWKAPEQMGRAGLDGYVVEICKDGSSDWKAVNQEPFLSTRYTVSNLSSGDKIHVRVTAVSASGASVPATLEQPVLIREILQLPKIRMPRHLRETYIRRVGDAVNIMIPFQGKPQPEVSWTKGGQPLDTNRINIRNTARDTIFYIRQAQRGDSGKYELTVQINGAEDKATLDIQVVEPPGPPQNLKLVDVWGFNVALEWTPPADNGNSEIKGYRVQKSDKKSGKWFTVLERCTRTSCTISDLIIGNTYSFRVFSENICGLSDSAAVASGVAYIEKTKTTYQPEKIPQRDMMEPPKFTQPLTDRTTTRGYSTHLFCSVRGFPQPKIIWLKNQMEIREDPKYIALIDQGVCSLEIRKPGPFDGGVYTCKAVNPLGEASVDCRLDVKGEIG from the exons ATGACCGGCAAAACTGCGCCTCCAGCCAAAAAACCGGCTCCGGCAGCGGCCAAGAAaaaggcagtgccagccccaaaAGAAGAAACATCCCCGAAGGAAGAAGCAGCCCCAAAGGAAGAAGCAGCCCCAGCTACAGCCTCAGCTACTgaagagcccccagcccctgagcatcccctggagcagcccccagTCCCCACAGATGAACCTGCTCCCACCCCcatggaagctggaacagaagCCACTCCAGTGCCTGCAGAAGGTTCCCCAACTCCCCCAGCTGaaccagcagccccagcccctgaaCCTGAACCGGAGAAACCAAAGGAAG AGCCGCCCAGCTGCCCCTTGTCCTTGGCCGTGGAAGAAGTGACTGAAAACTCATTCACACTGACCTGGAAAGCCCCAGAGCAGATGGGCCGGGCAGGCCTGGATGGATATGTGGTGGAGATCTGCAAAGATGGAA GTTCAGACTGGAAAGCTGTGAACCAGGAGCCCTTTCTTTCCACCCGCTACACCGTCTCAAACCTCAGCTCTGGGGACAAGATCCATGTGCGGGTGACGGCTGTCAGTGCCAGCGGAGCCAGCGTCCCAGCCACTCTGGAGCAGCCAGTGCTCATCAGGGAGATCCTCC AGCTCCCGAAGATCCGCATGCCTCGGCACTTGCGGGAGACTTACATCAGGCGTGTGGGGGATGCTGTGAACATCATGATTCCCTTTCAG GGAAAGCCGCAGCCCGAGGTGAGCTGGACCAAGGGAGGGCAGCCCCTGGACACCAACCGCATCAACATCCGAAACACAGCTCGGGACACCATCTTCTACATCCGCCAGGCCCAGCGCGGCGACTCGGGCAAGTACGAGCTCACCGTGCAGATCAATGGAGCCGAGGACAAGGCTACCCTGGACATCCAGGTGGTTG AGCCACCCGGCCCTCCCCAGAACCTGAAGCTGGTGGATGTGTGGGGCTTTAATGTGGCCCTGGAGTGGACCCCCCCTGCGGACAATGGGAACTCTGAGATCAAGGGCTACAGGGTGCAGAAGTCAGACAAGAAGAGTGGG aaatGGTTCACGGTGCTGGAGCGCTGCACCCGCACCAGCTGCACCATCTCCGACCTCATAATTGGCAACACCTATTCCTTCCGAGTGTTCTCTGAGAACATCTGCGGGCTCAGTGACAGTGCTGCCGTGGCCTCTGGGGTGGCCTACATCGAGAAGACAA AAACCACTTACCAGCCAGAGAAGATCCCCCAGCGGGACATGATGGAACCTCCAAAGTTCACGCAGCCCCTGACAGACCGAACGACCACACGGGGCTACAGCACTCACCTCTTCTGCTCTGTCCGCGGCTTCCCCCAG cccaaaatcATCTGGTTGAAAAATCAGATGGAGATCCGGGAAGATCCCAAATACATAGCACTGATTGATCAGGGTGTGTGCTCCCTGGAAATTCGCAAGCCTGGCCCTTTCGATGGGGGTGTCTACACCTGCAAGGCGGTGAATCCCCTGGGGGAAGCCTCAGTAGACTGCAGACTGGATGTGAAAGGTGAGATTggctga